The Candidatus Nitrosocosmicus franklandus genome contains a region encoding:
- the ppa gene encoding inorganic diphosphatase, translating into MNIFDRIGSGKNPPSNINVVIEIPQNSNIKYEVDSESGILFVDRKLHTSMVYPFNYGFIPMTREEDGDPIDILVMSNDAFSPLSVVRSKPIGVLIMEDEEGQDSKIIAVPDEKIDNDYSKYTEIDQLDSRILDKIKHFFEHYKELEKGKFVKVIGWENSKRAESIINEGIERFGKKK; encoded by the coding sequence ATGAATATTTTCGACCGAATTGGTTCAGGGAAGAATCCTCCTAGCAATATTAACGTGGTTATAGAAATCCCGCAGAATAGTAATATAAAATATGAAGTTGATTCTGAATCAGGAATTTTGTTTGTAGATAGAAAATTGCATACTTCAATGGTTTACCCTTTCAATTATGGATTTATTCCAATGACAAGAGAGGAGGATGGCGACCCAATAGATATCTTGGTGATGAGTAACGATGCATTTTCCCCATTATCAGTAGTAAGATCAAAACCGATAGGAGTTTTAATAATGGAAGACGAAGAAGGGCAGGACTCAAAAATTATTGCGGTGCCCGATGAAAAAATAGACAATGATTATTCAAAATACACAGAAATAGATCAGCTGGATAGCAGGATTTTAGATAAAATTAAGCATTTTTTTGAACATTACAAAGAGCTCGAAAAAGGAAAATTCGTAAAGGTAATTGGATGGGAAAATAGCAAAAGAGCAGAAAGCATAATAAACGAGGGGATAGAACGATTCGGTAAAAAAAAATAA
- a CDS encoding AAA family ATPase: MTLAPQELENTASKFAAEAIKLDSQGSHSSAINSYQRAAEALIKLVQIYPEYKLNRVYLERASAYQNRIKAIQMANGIAEDEKQGNTVVTGMKEHINNNNRSRSHDTKLSNNNNPFRINPTSPNTIHRSSGTSHDHNSNMNSTANSTTLIQELGKDLENLVLKEKPMVTWKEVVGLDDAKRAIRESIVYPTKRADLFPLGWPRGILLFGPPGCGKTLLAAAAAAEIHGYFINIDAASMMSKWLGEAEKNISKLFTFARALHEKEKIPILLFIDEIDSLLGTRNGEVGGEVRVKNQFLTEMDGINGKSKDSFLYVIGATNKPWSLESGFLRRFQKRIYVTLPDIASRKNLFKQYLSKLARDQTVKVDDLAKLSDSYSASDIKDICQSAQLKVVNELFEKGEPADDTVLPRELTLSDFKEMFKVRKPSVSSDMLRAYVRWSEQFKAL, translated from the coding sequence ATGACACTTGCACCACAGGAATTAGAGAATACTGCGAGTAAATTCGCTGCAGAAGCTATAAAGCTAGATTCTCAGGGTTCACATTCCTCTGCAATAAACTCCTATCAGAGGGCCGCAGAAGCACTGATTAAATTGGTACAGATTTATCCAGAATACAAGTTGAATAGGGTCTATCTTGAACGGGCAAGTGCGTATCAAAATAGGATAAAGGCAATCCAGATGGCCAACGGAATAGCGGAAGATGAAAAACAGGGGAATACAGTTGTAACTGGTATGAAGGAACATATTAACAATAATAATCGTTCCAGATCTCATGATACCAAATTGTCAAACAATAATAACCCATTTAGAATAAATCCTACGTCTCCTAATACGATACATCGTAGCAGTGGGACAAGTCATGATCATAATTCTAACATGAATAGTACTGCTAATAGTACAACCCTAATCCAGGAATTAGGTAAAGATCTTGAAAATCTTGTTCTAAAAGAAAAACCGATGGTTACATGGAAAGAAGTTGTAGGTTTAGATGATGCAAAGAGGGCCATCAGAGAATCGATCGTTTACCCTACTAAAAGAGCAGATCTGTTTCCACTAGGCTGGCCTCGTGGGATATTACTTTTTGGCCCGCCAGGTTGTGGTAAAACTCTACTAGCGGCTGCAGCAGCAGCGGAGATACACGGTTATTTTATTAATATAGATGCTGCTTCTATGATGAGCAAATGGCTGGGTGAGGCAGAGAAGAATATATCAAAACTTTTTACATTCGCAAGGGCGCTGCATGAAAAGGAAAAAATTCCTATTTTGTTGTTTATTGATGAAATTGATTCGCTACTAGGTACTCGCAATGGAGAAGTAGGGGGAGAGGTCAGAGTGAAAAATCAATTTTTAACGGAAATGGATGGGATAAATGGAAAATCCAAGGACTCTTTCTTATATGTTATCGGTGCAACAAACAAACCTTGGAGTCTAGAATCAGGATTTTTGAGAAGATTTCAGAAGCGAATTTATGTTACCTTACCTGATATTGCTTCACGTAAGAATCTTTTTAAGCAGTATTTATCAAAATTAGCACGAGATCAGACTGTTAAGGTGGACGATTTAGCAAAGCTTTCGGATTCTTATAGTGCTAGCGATATCAAAGACATATGCCAGTCTGCGCAATTAAAAGTCGTAAATGAGCTTTTTGAAAAAGGAGAACCAGCTGATGATACTGTCCTTCCGAGGGAATTGACCCTTTCGGATTTCAAAGAAATGTTTAAGGTTAGGAAACCCAGCGTGAGCTCAGACATGTTACGTGCATATGTTCGTTGGAGTGAACAATTTAAAGCATTATAA
- a CDS encoding TrmB family transcriptional regulator, whose translation MSKENFRGNEMLGGLEELGLSKYEASAYLGLLGKGMVSATELAFCSDLPRTKIYFILKKLEKKKLVFINNQKPLTFRALPPKDSFSNILKKYEKKIKDMRDIIDSLQQINDEGLEKKGLEERRYLILNQMYTDKKIKELIKSSREKINIALNSWGNILLRSVKDEIFQAVIRGVKIRILFDNLSNADSIILPNAVDKKRANISTNLFIFDNDVAILINNDGTKSAYFDSHEIFKTVLTNHFKDIWDSDNNQSKIKSTTTFDTINVSR comes from the coding sequence ATGTCAAAAGAAAACTTTAGGGGCAATGAAATGTTGGGTGGTCTAGAAGAACTAGGATTATCAAAATACGAGGCATCAGCTTACCTTGGATTATTAGGTAAGGGCATGGTTTCAGCAACTGAGCTCGCATTTTGTTCAGATTTGCCTAGAACCAAAATTTATTTTATATTAAAGAAATTGGAAAAGAAAAAGTTGGTTTTCATCAATAATCAAAAACCTTTGACCTTTAGGGCTCTTCCCCCTAAGGATTCATTTAGTAATATTTTAAAAAAATATGAAAAAAAAATTAAGGACATGAGAGACATCATAGATTCTCTACAGCAAATAAATGATGAAGGATTAGAGAAAAAAGGCCTTGAAGAACGAAGATATTTGATCCTCAATCAAATGTACACAGACAAGAAAATTAAAGAGCTCATAAAGTCATCCCGCGAGAAGATCAATATTGCACTTAATTCATGGGGAAATATTCTTTTAAGATCTGTTAAAGATGAAATATTCCAAGCAGTAATTCGAGGAGTCAAAATAAGAATACTTTTTGATAATCTATCGAATGCAGATTCAATTATCTTACCAAATGCAGTTGATAAGAAAAGAGCCAATATTAGTACGAACTTATTTATCTTTGACAACGATGTTGCGATACTAATAAACAATGATGGAACTAAATCGGCTTATTTCGATTCGCATGAGATCTTTAAAACAGTTTTAACCAACCATTTTAAAGATATATGGGATTCAGATAACAATCAATCAAAAATCAAGAGCACTACTACGTTCGATACAATTAATGTCAGTCGTTAA
- a CDS encoding NAD(P)H-hydrate dehydratase, with amino-acid sequence MKIYSNVDSNLVREIILPRNKKSRKGDNGIALIVGGSRMYHGAPLLSSIAALRSGTDLVYTAIPKINLIPSRNFSADLIFIPFPDDKLTSGAARRLLNSIPKKIDAAGIGMGLSFSKSQSLLTLINGLIKSDVRLLVDAGALVPDILKDITNTKTIVTPHGGEFKRLFGELPTGSLNDQITLVTKMAKEYGLIITLKGFWNIVSDGDKVYVIQRSTPSMTVGGTGDILSGLVAGFLTKHEPIHASLLGLYFNGMAALKVSSKIGLHMMASDLLAELPFVMKDYDVVND; translated from the coding sequence ATGAAAATTTATTCTAATGTGGATTCAAACCTTGTAAGGGAAATTATTCTTCCACGTAATAAAAAATCCAGAAAAGGTGACAATGGAATAGCGCTCATAGTAGGGGGCAGTCGAATGTACCACGGTGCTCCGTTGCTATCTTCAATTGCTGCACTAAGGAGCGGCACAGATTTGGTATATACTGCTATTCCAAAAATTAATTTGATACCTTCCAGAAATTTTTCTGCTGATCTAATTTTTATCCCCTTCCCAGACGATAAATTAACAAGCGGAGCAGCTCGGCGATTATTGAATTCAATTCCTAAGAAAATTGATGCAGCTGGTATCGGAATGGGGTTGAGTTTCTCAAAATCTCAGTCCCTTTTAACACTAATCAATGGACTAATCAAGTCAGATGTTCGTTTATTGGTAGATGCCGGAGCATTGGTACCTGATATTTTGAAAGATATAACAAATACCAAGACTATCGTTACTCCGCACGGTGGAGAATTTAAACGCCTATTTGGAGAACTTCCGACTGGCAGTCTAAATGATCAGATAACGCTTGTTACTAAAATGGCAAAAGAGTATGGACTCATTATTACGTTGAAGGGTTTTTGGAACATTGTTTCTGATGGTGATAAGGTATATGTGATTCAACGGTCAACTCCTTCCATGACCGTGGGTGGAACTGGAGACATTCTTTCGGGCCTTGTTGCTGGATTTCTTACAAAGCATGAGCCTATTCATGCTTCTTTACTGGGTTTGTACTTTAACGGTATGGCTGCTCTTAAAGTGTCTAGCAAAATAGGCCTACACATGATGGCATCAGATTTACTCGCTGAATTACCATTTGTAATGAAAGATTATGATGTCGTTAACGACTGA